Proteins from a genomic interval of Scophthalmus maximus strain ysfricsl-2021 chromosome 22, ASM2237912v1, whole genome shotgun sequence:
- the sdc2 gene encoding syndecan-2 has translation MRNVWIILTLGLTAALSGERIAEAAKTSSQADDLYLDDTGSGGYYPEDDDDFNSGSGSGGGEEVVLEETVTVSMVYFEPNAAQPTQDSTKDFTPRVDTATVREKAKDSTPRKPFRTEAPVPVTDDMQRNQMTSTTSVPGSPQEAVEVHTENLFQRTEVLAAVIAGGVIGFLFAIFLILLLVYRMRKKDEGSYDLGERKPSGAAYQKAPTKEFYA, from the exons ATAGCAGAAGCAGCCAAGACGTCCTCTCAGGCGGATGACTTGTACCTGGATGACACAGGCTCAGGAGGTTATTACCCTGAAGACGACGATGACTTTAACTCGGGGTCTGGCTCAG GAGGCGGCGAGGAGGTGGTGCTGGAGGAGACGGTGACCGTCAGTATGGTGTATTTCGAGCCCAACGCGGCACAACCCACCCAGGACTCCACCAAAGATTTCACCCCCCGCGTGGACACAGCCACGGTGCGGGAAAAGGCGAAGGACAGCACGCCCAGGAAACCGTTCAGAACAGAG GCACCAGTGCCAGTTACAGACGACATGCAGAGGAACCAGATGACTAGTACGACTAGTGTGCCCGGCTCACCCCAGGAGGCCGTCGAGGTTCACACCGAAAACCTCTTCCAGAGGACGGAGGTGTTGGCAG CCGTCATCGCAGGCGGCGTGATCGGCTTCCTGTTCgccatcttcctcatcctcctgctcgTCTACCGCATGAGGAAGAAGGACGAGGGCAGCTACGACCTGGGGGAGAGGAAACCCTCCGGCGCGGCCTATCAGAAGGCGCCGACCAAGGAGTTTTACGCATAA